A segment of the Candidatus Pelagisphaera phototrophica genome:
AACATCACCGTTCCACGAACCATTTCTTCCCCCTTACGTGGATCAACGAGAAGCTTCATAGAAAGCTCCACAGTCTCGTCGAATTTCGCCTTGGGAAATTTCGCCAAAGTTTCGACAGCCTCTTCGACCGTATATTCTTTACTTAAATCGGCGGCCTCTTGCGCCGCTCGAAAACGTTTAGTCAGTTTAACCATTTATTACTCCTTACAGTTCACACGCCTTTCGGCTCCTGCTTCATGGGTTTATATTTAATGAAAATTAGTCGACGACCTCTATGCCCATCGATCGGGCCGTTCCTGCAATAATGCGTGACGCCATTTCGGGATCATTCGCATTGAGATCCGCCTTTTTCGTCTCAACGATTTCCAGTATCTGCTTTTTCGTGACCTTACCAACCTTGTCGCGATTCGGTACACCTGAACCTTTGGCAAGACCAGCTGCCTTCTTCAGCAGCACAGCCGCAGGCGGGGACTTCAAAACGAAGCTGAATGACTTGTCTTGGTAGACTGAGATTACTACTGGGAGAATCGTTCCCGCTTGGGCCTGGGTCTTCGCATTATACTCCTTGCAAAAGGCCATAATGTTGACCCCAGCAGCACCCAGCGCAGGACCCACAGGAGGAGCTGGATTGGCACCGCCAGCAGGCAGTTGCAGACGAATAGTTCCGGTTATTTTCTTTGCCATCTGATAATTCTAGCTAGTTATGCGTTCGACTTGCCAATACTCCAACTCCACTGGCGTGAAACGGCCAAAAATGGAAACGGATACCTTGAGCTTGCCTTTTTCCGGATCAATTTCGTCGATCCGGCCATTGAGATTAAGAAAAGGTCCATCGGTAATTTTCACTTCCTCACCGACTTCGTATTGTATTTTCGGAGTCTCCTTGCCTGAAGCCGCTTCTATCTGGCTCAGGATCGTATCGATCTCCGACTTTTTGAGAGGGGCCGGCCGATCGCCGCCCACGAAATTGATGACACCCGCTGTCTCCCGCACGAAATACCAAGGCTTGTTTAGCAATTTGCCATCGTTATCATAGAGCCGCATGCGCACGAAGGCGTATCCGGGATAAAACTTGCGGGTTATCTGAGTCTTTTTGCCATTCTTTACCTCTACAACATTTTCAGTCGGAACAAGGACCTCGAAAACGTAGTCCTCCATTTCCTCCTCGACAATAAACTTGTCCAGGTATCGCTTCACTTTTCCTTCCTGATTGGAAAGTGTCTGGATTACGTACCATTCCCCGAGGTCTTTTGCTCTTGTTTCAGTCATCGCTTCAGAGCTTAGCGCATCCATCCAGTGAAAAGATTCACCACGTTTGCCAAAGAGAAATCCGCCACTGCAATGAAGAGCCCCAGGATGGCGACTGAAATTAGAACGACGATCGTATGATCGCGGAGCTCAGTCCGCGTTGGCCACGAGGCTTTGTGCAATTCACTCCAGGTTTCGCTGGCGAACAGGCGGATGTTGCGGAAAGGATTTTTCATTAAACGAGTTTCGAGAATGGCAGGGCAGGAGGGACTCGAACCCCCAACCAATGGTTTTGGAGACCACTACTCTACCAATTGAGCTACTACCCTATAACCTTAAATTTAAAAAACAGAATTGCCGAAACCCCATTACGCGGGTTCCGGCAAGAAAAACAAACTGTAACGTTTCGCTTACTCTACGATGTCGGTAATACGTCCGGCCCCAATGGTACGGCCTCCTTCACGAATCGCAAAGCGCTGGCCTTTCTCCATTGCGATCGGTTTCGTCAGTGAAACCTCAATCGCAATGTTATCACCCGGCATTACCATTTCAACGCCTTCCGGCAATTCACATACCCCCGTGACGTCAGTCGTCCGGAAGTAGAATTGCGGACGGTATCCATTGAAGAAAGGAGTGTGACGTCCACCTTCGTCCTTCGAAAGAACATAGATTTCTGCCTTGCCCTTCTTGTGAGGAGTGATCGATCCTGGCTGAGCAAGCACTTGACCGCGCTCGATCGCTTCCTTTTCGATACCGCGGAGAAGAATGCCCACGTTGTCTCCTGCTTGACCTTGATCGAGCATCTTGCGGAACATTTCCACACCAGTGACAACTGACTTTTCGGTATCTTTCAATCCGACGATTTCGACTTCGGAGCCTACCTTGATTACACCACGCTCAATACGTCCCGTTGCCACCGTACCACGTCCTGTAATAGAGAATACATCTTCGATCGACATGAGGAAAGGCTTGTCGATTTCACGCTCCGGTTCAGGGATGTCGTTGTCGATCGCGTCCATGAGGGCTTGGATGTGCGCCTTTCCCTCTTCCGTTCCCTCGAGGGCCTGCATCGCAGAACCACGAATGATGGTCGTATCATCCCCTGGAAAATCATACTTGTCGAGAAGCTCGCGCACTTCCATTTCAACAAGTTCAAGAAGCTCCTCGTCGTCGATCAAGTCGCACTTGTTTAGGAAAACGACAATCTTTGGTACACCAACCTGGCGGGCCAAGAGAATGTGCTCACGAGTCTGCGGCATCGGTCCGTCAGCTGCGCTAACAACCAAGATCGCACCATCCATCTGAGCGGCTCCCGTAATCATGTTTTTGACGAAATCGGCGTGACCTGGGCAGTCAACGTGTGCGTAGTGCCGGTTATCCGACTCGTACTCAACATGTGCCACCGAGATCGTAACGATCTTAGATTCGTCCCGAACAGTACCACCCTTTGCGATATCGGAGTAGCTTTTCAGCTCTGCGAGGCCTTTGCCTGCTTGCACTGCCAAGATGGAAGTGGTCAGGGTCGTTTTACCGTGGTCAACGTGTCCAATCGTGCCGACATTGACGTGCGGTTTTGTTCTTTCGAAGGTTCCTTTAGCCATTTTTGGTTGTTAGTTATTTATGTTAAGTAAAATTATTTGTGTTAAGTAAAATTGAACTTTAAGCTTCCGACACCTCCAAAATAAAGGTCCTCGCTCGCATGGAGCCCTCGAGCGGATTTGAACCGCCGACCTCATCCTTACCAAGGATGTGCTCTACCAACTGAGCTACAAGGGCCTTTCCAAGTGGTGTGTGTCGAAAAAAGAAGCAAAAAGATGCCTAAGCCAAAATTTCCCGTCAACTGAAATTTTAATAAATATTCACCCTTCTTCACCGAGCGACTTTGACATGAAAAAAACCGTTGGTCAGCAAGCCTTTAGGAAGCAATTGAAGGACGATTAGGTTGCTCAATTGACTGTCGGCCTCTGAATTTCCTGCGGATTGATCAATAGATGGACGGCCAACCTGAAAGGAATCAACTACTTGAACAATAAATGAGGCGATGCCCCAGCTTCCCGGTATTTTCAGAATTTCATCCGCTACATTGTTATAGAACGTCTCTTCAAACACCGTTGCACCATCCCGCATTCGGACTACTTCAAGGTCTACGCCTTCTCTTGCCAGACTCTGGGTATTCGCAGCGACTCTACCGAGTTGCCGGGTTGTCTGTAAGGGAAAGCCCAGTATCGTGTCTTTGGCAGAACCGGCTGGGCTCCACGTGTTTCCATAAACTGAGACAAACTCTCCATCCTCGGAGCCATAGATCGGCTGGTAATCAACAAAGATCTCCAAATCCGCCTCCACATAATCGCCTACACGATCAAAGTTGGCGGTATTCCAAGGGGTTGGTTGCATCAAGGGCTTAGGGTCGAACAACTCGATCTGCTGCTGCATTGTTAACGAAAGATCCCCTGAATCTGATCCGATGTAGGCTACTTTAGCAGCCTCTTTCCTCTTCTTCGGGCCGACTTCAACATCTCCAGGCGCAAGCAACGCCAGGCTCCAAAAAATGCCAATGTGAAGGATTCCGCCTACAGCCACACCGACGATCCATCTGGAAGTTGACCGTCTCATGGATTACCACCACCCAGTAAATCCGTCACCATCTCTGGATTTTCGGTCGCCCATTGGATATTACGATACCCTGCCGACTCAGCGATTTCCAGTATTGAGGTGAAAGTCTGAGCCGATACTGAGCCATCAATCCGGATGAGCAAAGACACGTTTTCAGAAATTTCGCCCCGAATCCGAAGCATCTTCTCCAAAGTCTCCAATTTGAGGAGACGGTCTTCGAAGTAGATTTGCTCCTCTCCGCTCACCTCGTCCACAGACATTACCTCGAGTCTCTGGGCAACCGAAGACTGAATGTGGTTTGCACGCGGCAAATCGATACTAATACCCGGAGCAATTACAAAATTGGAGCCGTAAAGCGTAGCGAAGAGGCCAATTACACATAGGTCGAAAAACGGCCAGAAATTGAGGCTCACAGCTTTGGGGACTTCACTCTTCAGATTTAGAGTCAACAGTCTCATTAACGCCCTCCTCTGTTGATATATTGGCATTCGCTTTGATCTCCACAAAGGTCAGTAGAAGTTCGCTACCCAGCCACTCCATCTCCTGAACTATTGAGTGAATTCTCCCGACCAAGAAGTGGTGGCCCAAAATGCACACCGCGCTGAGAGCCAGTCCCGTCGCAGTCGAGATAAGGGCTTGCCACATGCTCCCGCTAAGAAACCCAGCGTTTAGGTAAACACCTTGCTCCTCGTACTGGGAAAATGCGTCTATCAAGCCAATCAGCGTTCCCAAAAGCCCGAAAATCGGGGCTGCATGCGCTATTGCATACAAAGCTCCAATTCGCCGCTTAATAGGCCCCAACTCCACAACAGCAGCCTCTCTTACGGATTCGCGAATCTCTTCATCAGACTTTCGAAACGACATCAATCCCGCCTTCACCATCGCGGCCGCAGGACCGGGAGTGTCCTGGCAAACGGTCAATGCCTCAACGAGTCTACCTTTCTTGAGCGTATTTTCAATTCCCGCCAGGAACTCTCGTGACCGAATTTGGTTTCGGTGCAGGAAAAGTACCCTTTCAATGAATACAGCCAGGGCAGCAAGGCTCATTAAGAACATGGGCCACATAACGATGCCGCCTTGCTGAAATTTATCAAACAACTCTATGTGTATCGAATCTATGGTAGCGAAATACATATACCTAATTTACTGAACACTAGCGACTGGAGAACGCCCTCTCAATTGCTCTATACGAGCTCTGGCAAGTTCGGAACCAACTAGCCCAAGAAGTTCGATTTTCTCGTAGAATTCAACAGCTGTATCCAGATTCGATTCATTCTCAAATATCTCCGCCAGCTCAAACATCGATCTCGAAAGCCAGTACCTTCCCTTTTTGCCAAGGCTCTGTATACCTTCCTCCTTCAGAACGAACAGGTCATACAGATCCCAATAGGCCGCTTTCGCCTTTAACTTCTCCCCTTGGGTCTCCCAGGCAGTTCCAATCTTGTAGCCGGCCTCCACTCTAAGTTCGATGGGCACATTCGGGAGATCCATTAGCAATTCCAGTCTCGAAATGCCCGCTTCGAATTTACTCGGATCCTCACTGGCTCTGGCAATCAGAGTATCCGCGAGAGAAATTTGCGCCCAATAACGGTCCGGCCGGTCGCGGTAAGTATTTTCCAAGGACTCGTAAACAACCTCAGCCGTTTCGAACTTGTTGAGCCGGCGAGCTAGATTTCCTTGCTTCAATCTAGCATAATACACCAAATCCGATTCCGGATAGTCCCGGGTAATCCTGTCCAGCAACTCCAACGCCTGATTCAGGTACTCACCCTGTCCTCGCTTTTCTGCATTCAGCGCAATTTCGTATAGAGCGAGCGGGGCGAACTTACTGTGAGGATTATCTGTAACCAGAACATTCAGCAACTGCGAGGATTCAACCAAAAGGTCCTGGTCTGCCAGATGCCGCGCCTCTACGAGGTAAGATCTTTCGGCCGACTCGGAACCGCCGAACTCGTTGCGAACTCGCGCCAAAATAGCCAGTCCTTCCTCAATTTGGTCCGACTTCAAAAGCGATTCTGCTAGTGTAAGCAGAGCATCGGACTCAACTTGATTGACGAATTCCGGGTCCTCCACGTCTTCAAGTAAGTCCCCCAAAACCGCTGTCAGCCGATCTACCCAAGTGCGCGTCTCGCCATACAACCCGGACTCGTAGGAGAGTTTCGAACCGAGCCAGAGCATCTTCATCTGCAGACTCAAGCTCAATCCTTCAAGGCTAACGAAGGAGTTTATCCTCTCATAGGCTTCTATGGATTCCTGACGCAGCCGCATTTGCTTAATGAGCATCCATTCCGCTTGCCAGATCTCCACTGGTGACGATTTTCTACTGAGCTCAGGATTGTCTAGTACTCGCTTCGCTTCATCGAATTCGTTGGCATTCAAGTGCGAAAGCACGAGTTGGAAAAAAACCTGGCTGAATTCCTGTTCCTCCAAATCTCCTTCCAGTGCCACCCTGTAGGCATCTGCAGCATCTGAAAAATCTCCCTCGCTATCCGCCTGGTCTCCCGCCCTAAAGTAACAGTCCGCGATTAGTATGTTCAGCCGATCAACATCCAGCTTGTCTGCGAATCTTGATTTCAACTGAGTAAGAAAGCTCGCAGCCGTCCGGAACCGATTCCGTTGCCAGGCGGAAGAGGCCAACAATGTGAGCATTCCTTGGTTGTATTCTGAATCTGGATATAGATCCACAATTCTTTTCCCGTCGTCCTCTAATCTTGTATGATCCTCATTCTGAAACCCATCGATACTCCGGTAGTAAAGTGCCTCAGCTGTCATCGGATGGCCTTGTGAAGTCGCAATAATCTCGTCAAGCGTCTCACGCATAATTCGCTTAATTCCATCAGGACCATTCAAGCCTTCTGACACTAGATTCTGCAGGGCGATGCGCTGTAGCTTCAAATCACTTCCTTCGATCGCCAAACCCTTAGCCGCATTTTGACCCAGGCTTGAGTCCAACCCAGCAATAAGAATCTGGAGAAGCTGTATGCCGTCTTTAATTTCAGCATACGTTTCCGGAATTTCAGAAAAGGCAGTACTCAATACTTCTATCGCTTCGTCAGCTCTGTTCTCATTTTGAAGCGACACTGCCAGGAGTTGGGCATACCTAAAACCGGTTTCGGAGCCTCGAGATCGTTCATAGGCTACCTCTAAATCCTCTAAAGACAACTGATCGCTCGCAAACTCTAATTGAAAGCGAAAGGTTAGAAATCCGATCTGCGCATACAAGGAAGGAGCCGTGCGTTGCGCAACATTTCCAGCCTCTTCAAACTCTATCTCAGATCCGCCGTAGTCACCCGAAGTGAGATCGAGCCAGCCGTGGATCAACGCCAGCCAAGCAAGCTCCCCTCCTTCTAGATCCGATGACTGCACAGATTCCAGATATCGGGAGGCAGACGATGCGTTCTTGCGGGACAACGCTATGAGAGCTTTGCGAAGATCCACCGAGCTGGTGTTTGATGGTTCCTGACCAATTTCTTCCAGGGCAGCCTCCGCATCAGATAAGCGGTCTGTTGCCAGCATGGCATCAGCTCTAATCAACCGAAGCTTATTACGCAAATTTCGGTCGGTGATTCTCTCGTCCTGCAAGGCGGTCCGTGCATATTCAGAAGCCAACTCGTAGAGACCCGCCTCCAAAGCTCTCTCGGCACTTTTGGCTTTCCAGAACACATCCCCAATACCGGAAAGCTCACTCGAGATATTGTTTGATAGCGGAATCTGATCCACTTGACCTCTCAAGCCATGGAGCGCAAGCAACCAGGCAAAACAAAAGGCTAGTGATCGGAGACTATGGATCGATCGGATCATGGGGCTTTAGATTCGAGAACTTCTTTCAGGTTCGAAAACACATCGAATTGAGGAATCCAGCAACCACTGAAACCAACTAGATATGGCGCGAATCCGCTTCGTTTTTTTCGGTATACCCTGAATCCTGGCGCTCGTGATTCACCTTGTTTTTAGCAATATAGGCTTTGAATACGTCATCCGCCGTCATTCCCAAAGTCTGGGCGAGGGATACCAGAAAGTGGAACAGATCAACGACCTCCACCTTCGCGTTCTGATGGTCGAATTCCTGGTACTTCGCCCACCATTTCCAAGGCACAGAGTCCGTCAATTCCGCAAGTTCCTGCTGCATCGCCCGTGTGTAATTCAAAATCCACTTAGTCTTCTCATCGTCGTCGATGTCCCTGAGATTCACCCCTATTCGGGAGTTCAGTTCTTCCTGCATTTCAAATATTTGCGTGAGCTTGTCCATGTATTGACCGCTAGCTTCCATTGTCCTATCAGGCAAGCCAATAGGCCAAAGATCTGAGCCACAATTTCAACCCAAAGGGCTGAAACGATCCCTTGACTGAGGACGAACCAACTCAATCTCGAAGGAATAAAGATTGAATAATCCGCTATATTCGTAAAGTACCCATCTTTCGCGGCGAAAACAAATGACCCTTCACGACGCAGGGATACGCCGCAGAAATCAGGAAATACCTAAGCTCGATCGACGCTAGAATTCCGATCGAAGTAAATGAAACAACAATGTCCGAAAACGAAGAAATAAACGATGGAAATAAAGAAGGCGAAACGCTAGAGACTAAGCATCAAGGAGTTACAATTAGCGCCTCTGAATCGCCAAAAAGCGACAAGCCTTCCCAGCCATCCCCCAAAAAACCAACCATCCTGTATGGAACTCGAAAACGCCGGCCAGGCGCCCAAACACCGTCGGCCGCCAAAACCTTAGATCAAATCCGTGGAGCTTACGACGATGACGATATCATCGAAATCGACGACCTCCCTACGAGATCGACAGCTCCAGCGGCTCTTGTCGAGAACGACCGCCCGCCTGAACGCAAACGACGCGAGCGACCTGAGCAGAGAATTGAACCCGTAAGGGACGATTCTTCCTCAGAAGAGAATACACTTTCCCCAGTGTCTGAAGTTGAGGCCTATCCAGCAGATGCAAAGGATTCCGATGAAAATCAGGAATCCAGCCGACCAAGGCGATTTGCTGAAGTAGATGAGTCCAAACGGACCGGCTCACGCCAGATCGAAGAGTTCAGCCCATCGAAGGACGGCAAACGAGCTGCACCTGAAAAGCGGGTTCTCTCCAAGGATCGGATTTCAGATGCTCCCGTTGCTAACGAGAAAAGGGGTTTCTTTGCCTGGCTGAAATCTCTTTTTGCTAGCGAGCCGGATCAGCCGCAAGAACGGCGAAAAGGCCGCCCGAATAATCGCAAACCCAACCAAAAACGTCGCGGTGGACAAAACCGCCGTAGAGGCGCCCGCCCGCAAAGGGAAGGTTCCGGTGAAGGGCAAGAAGGTCGTCGTCGACGTCGAAACCGGCGCCCTCGCGGCGAAGGCGAGAATAGCGAAGGCAACCGGCAGGGCGGTAACCGCCAAAGACGACGCAGGCGGCCACAGGGTGAACGAAGAAAAACGCCTTCAGAATAGCCCGAAAAATTCGAACCCCGCTCCTCAACCTGAGGTG
Coding sequences within it:
- the rplK gene encoding 50S ribosomal protein L11 — protein: MAKKITGTIRLQLPAGGANPAPPVGPALGAAGVNIMAFCKEYNAKTQAQAGTILPVVISVYQDKSFSFVLKSPPAAVLLKKAAGLAKGSGVPNRDKVGKVTKKQILEIVETKKADLNANDPEMASRIIAGTARSMGIEVVD
- the nusG gene encoding transcription termination/antitermination protein NusG yields the protein MTETRAKDLGEWYVIQTLSNQEGKVKRYLDKFIVEEEMEDYVFEVLVPTENVVEVKNGKKTQITRKFYPGYAFVRMRLYDNDGKLLNKPWYFVRETAGVINFVGGDRPAPLKKSEIDTILSQIEAASGKETPKIQYEVGEEVKITDGPFLNLNGRIDEIDPEKGKLKVSVSIFGRFTPVELEYWQVERITS
- the secE gene encoding preprotein translocase subunit SecE, which codes for MKNPFRNIRLFASETWSELHKASWPTRTELRDHTIVVLISVAILGLFIAVADFSLANVVNLFTGWMR
- the tuf gene encoding elongation factor Tu gives rise to the protein MAKGTFERTKPHVNVGTIGHVDHGKTTLTTSILAVQAGKGLAELKSYSDIAKGGTVRDESKIVTISVAHVEYESDNRHYAHVDCPGHADFVKNMITGAAQMDGAILVVSAADGPMPQTREHILLARQVGVPKIVVFLNKCDLIDDEELLELVEMEVRELLDKYDFPGDDTTIIRGSAMQALEGTEEGKAHIQALMDAIDNDIPEPEREIDKPFLMSIEDVFSITGRGTVATGRIERGVIKVGSEVEIVGLKDTEKSVVTGVEMFRKMLDQGQAGDNVGILLRGIEKEAIERGQVLAQPGSITPHKKGKAEIYVLSKDEGGRHTPFFNGYRPQFYFRTTDVTGVCELPEGVEMVMPGDNIAIEVSLTKPIAMEKGQRFAIREGGRTIGAGRITDIVE
- a CDS encoding ExbD/TolR family protein translates to MRLLTLNLKSEVPKAVSLNFWPFFDLCVIGLFATLYGSNFVIAPGISIDLPRANHIQSSVAQRLEVMSVDEVSGEEQIYFEDRLLKLETLEKMLRIRGEISENVSLLIRIDGSVSAQTFTSILEIAESAGYRNIQWATENPEMVTDLLGGGNP
- a CDS encoding MotA/TolQ/ExbB proton channel family protein — its product is MYFATIDSIHIELFDKFQQGGIVMWPMFLMSLAALAVFIERVLFLHRNQIRSREFLAGIENTLKKGRLVEALTVCQDTPGPAAAMVKAGLMSFRKSDEEIRESVREAAVVELGPIKRRIGALYAIAHAAPIFGLLGTLIGLIDAFSQYEEQGVYLNAGFLSGSMWQALISTATGLALSAVCILGHHFLVGRIHSIVQEMEWLGSELLLTFVEIKANANISTEEGVNETVDSKSEE
- a CDS encoding tetratricopeptide repeat protein — its product is MDQIPLSNNISSELSGIGDVFWKAKSAERALEAGLYELASEYARTALQDERITDRNLRNKLRLIRADAMLATDRLSDAEAALEEIGQEPSNTSSVDLRKALIALSRKNASSASRYLESVQSSDLEGGELAWLALIHGWLDLTSGDYGGSEIEFEEAGNVAQRTAPSLYAQIGFLTFRFQLEFASDQLSLEDLEVAYERSRGSETGFRYAQLLAVSLQNENRADEAIEVLSTAFSEIPETYAEIKDGIQLLQILIAGLDSSLGQNAAKGLAIEGSDLKLQRIALQNLVSEGLNGPDGIKRIMRETLDEIIATSQGHPMTAEALYYRSIDGFQNEDHTRLEDDGKRIVDLYPDSEYNQGMLTLLASSAWQRNRFRTAASFLTQLKSRFADKLDVDRLNILIADCYFRAGDQADSEGDFSDAADAYRVALEGDLEEQEFSQVFFQLVLSHLNANEFDEAKRVLDNPELSRKSSPVEIWQAEWMLIKQMRLRQESIEAYERINSFVSLEGLSLSLQMKMLWLGSKLSYESGLYGETRTWVDRLTAVLGDLLEDVEDPEFVNQVESDALLTLAESLLKSDQIEEGLAILARVRNEFGGSESAERSYLVEARHLADQDLLVESSQLLNVLVTDNPHSKFAPLALYEIALNAEKRGQGEYLNQALELLDRITRDYPESDLVYYARLKQGNLARRLNKFETAEVVYESLENTYRDRPDRYWAQISLADTLIARASEDPSKFEAGISRLELLMDLPNVPIELRVEAGYKIGTAWETQGEKLKAKAAYWDLYDLFVLKEEGIQSLGKKGRYWLSRSMFELAEIFENESNLDTAVEFYEKIELLGLVGSELARARIEQLRGRSPVASVQ
- a CDS encoding dUTPase, with product MDKLTQIFEMQEELNSRIGVNLRDIDDDEKTKWILNYTRAMQQELAELTDSVPWKWWAKYQEFDHQNAKVEVVDLFHFLVSLAQTLGMTADDVFKAYIAKNKVNHERQDSGYTEKNEADSRHI